Proteins found in one Ptychodera flava strain L36383 chromosome 3, AS_Pfla_20210202, whole genome shotgun sequence genomic segment:
- the LOC139129370 gene encoding protein turtle-like has protein sequence MRPVTPKDAYVREGDTLTLNCSLNYSEHTSRVLLPGWRKHKTDGKSAYEWIAINGTSVNDCCNVIGDKSKKEGNLVILKVTKESSGQWHCTHYALRSATANITVIDPPLATNQSSVCVKEGTKLRMNCEYVPGKPTLAALQWKIPGRDSFTEQNPLIINKVNPVKHSGVYVCKVYNTYFNGRQGESLSHTEVRVEYEPKVQTPPVQQVKQGDDTLLQCDAKAMPYVDTFQWITPSGSVVNGHTPMEVYLTGNTTQKTNEPLTVTYTSSCSNPASNITWFVNGLPLQEHHIIVNVTTITEESSCRSGFKTKEQIHMKLKADDNAGKIQCSAKNPHFYDADDPPFAVDEEFNKRTVVNTGENATLQCLVNGNPPHLHNAVPDAVTNIEIHMQAGVADVQWTAGYNGGDDQKFYVEYMKLPKGIKETTELIDDNELGEISVNISGLVEGSSYNITVVSENNIGENRSRALTIMVKERSCHCEPESSNDKTHEQVNYESIPLNETVTEDNEIISSSGDETSDTYADLEIGNMSQTYMKPGTLAFEFPRDRLHTTATLCTSAFHRIMKGIAWFIDGKDGPSDVAIKTESQQILSIGAICYRK, from the exons ATGAGACCAG TTACACCAAAAGATGCATACGTCAGAGAAGGAGATACATTGACACTGAATTGTTCTCTGAATTACTCTGAGCACACGTCGCGAGTTCTTCTTCCTGGGTGGAGAAAACATAAAACTGATGGTAAATCTGCCTATGAATGGATAGCCATCAATGGTACTTCAGTGAATGACTGCTGTAACGTTATTGGTGATAAATCAAAGAAAGAAGGTAACCTGGTCATCTTGAAGGTGACTAAAGAAAGTAGTGGACAATGGCATTGTACACATTATGCACTGAGGTCTGCTACTGCAAACATTACTGTTATAG ATCCTCCTTTAGCAACAAATCAATCATCTGTATGTGTAAAGGAGGGAACAAAACTTAGGATGAATTGTGAATATGTACCGGGTAAGCCAACTCTGGCTGCTCTTCAATGGAAAATTCCGGGCAGAGACTCGTTTACAGAGCAAAACCCTCTGATAATCAACAAGGTTAATCCAGTGAAACATAGCGGAGTCTATGTATGTAAAGTGTACAACACATATTTCAATGGAAGGCAAGGGGAGAGTCTAAGTCACACTGAAGTACGTGTTGAGT ATGAGCCAAAGGTACAAACGCCTCCGGTTCAACAAGTGAAACAAGGAGATGACACGTTGTTGCAATGCGATGCAAAGGCCATGCCTTATGTTGACACATTTCAGTGGATTACGCCAAGTGGTTCTGTGGTGAATGGAC ATACACCAATGGAGGTCTATTTAACCGGAAACACAACTCAGAAGACAAACGAGCCTTTGACAGTAACGTACACATCAAGCTGTAGTAATCCAGCTTCAAACATTACGTGGTTTGTCAACGGTTTACCTTTACAAGAACATCATATTATCGTCAACGTAACGACGATAACCGAAGAAAGTAGCTGTCGCAGTGGATTTAAAACGAAGGAACAAATACATATGAAACTTAAAGCTGATGATAATGCAGGAAAGATACAATGTTCGGCAAAGAATCCGCACTTCTACGATGCAGATG aTCCTCCGTTTGCCGTAGATGAGGAGTTCAACAAAAGAACAGTTGTGAACACAGGTGAAAATGCTACTTTACAATGCCTGGTCAATGGAAATCCACCCCATCTACACAATG CTGTTCCGGATGCTGTGACTAACATCGAAATCCATATGCAAGCGGGCGTTGCCGACGTGCAATGGACAGCTGGTTACAACGGTGGTGATGATCAGAAATTCTACGTGGAGTATATGAAATTGCCTAAAGGTATAAAGGAAACAACGGAACTGATCGATGATAATGAACTTGGAGAAATATCTGTCAATATAAGTGGTTTGGTTGAAGGGTCAAGTTACAACATAACAGTTGTGAGCGAAAACAATATCGGTGAAAACAGAAGTCGAGCGCTGACGATAATGGTAAAAG AACGCAGTTGTCATTGTGAACCAGAAAGCAGTAATGACAAGACGCATGAACAAGTGAATTATGAAAGTATTCCTTTAAACGAAACTGTTACAGAAGacaatgaaattatttcatcctCTGGTGATGAA ACGTCCGATACTTATGCGGACCTCGAAATCGGGAATATGTCGCAAACTTACATGAAACCTGGAACATTAGCGTTTGAATTTCCAAGAGACCGGCTGCATACTACAGCCACCCTATGTACTAGTGCATTCCATCGAATCATGAAGGGCATAGCTTGGTTTATAGATGGCAAAGATGGACCAAGTGATGTTGCAATTAAAACTGAG AGTCAACAGATTCTGAGCATCGGAGCGATTTGTTACCGGAAATaa